TCCATAATTTCTGGTGCAATCAACTAAATTTTGTTCAGAAAGGTTTAACATTCTATTATTCTTTCTATAATAATGGGCTTCTAGTGCACCAACTGTACTAAATGCATAACAACTTcctataataattatttttaaataaaattagaacTTTATGGTAATggaatataattaattatatatttaaacttACCGCAACTGCCTTGATTTTTAACTTTGCTCACCATACCCCAGGTTCTCCAATCAATTGAGATTGGTCTCGAccattttaataatcttgATTTTGATGGTTCATCAGTGGtaatatttgatgatgatgatgacgatgattcTTGACAAACTTTGTTAACTGATAATAATGGATTAATTGAATATGCTTTTTGAATATATCCAAATGTGTGTGATGATCCGACTTCGATGCTGTTTTTCCAATTTGGTAGTGTGAatgtattatttgataatgtttGAATTTCCCAAATACTTTgaatatcatttaattcGAATGTATATGATTGAATTATTGATTGACCaatatttgtaattattGTTTCTACTTGAATATaatcttgattattttcTCTCCAAGAACTTGTAATAGTTTGTGTTACATTTGCATTGCATGATGAAGTTGGTGtggttggtgttggtgttggtaatTCATCACATGTTGATGTTTCGTCAGTGAGTGGTGTTGTTTGATTTGATTGTTGAATATATCCAAAACTATGAGACGATCCTGATGAAATATTGCCAACCCAATTTGGAAGTTGATAGCTATTACTTGATAATGTTTCAACTTCCCAAATGCtaatgatattatttaatttgaatGAAAATGAACGAATTGTTGTTGGTCCATTGTTGGTAATTATTACTTGTACTTGAGTAAAGTCTTGATTACCATCATTCCATGAGTTTATAATAGTTTGAGTAATATTAACTGAGCATGGACTATTTGATGGTGtagtttcatttaaattaaattcatataatttacttgtatatatatttaaaaattcgtCATGAGTCATATCAGAGAATTGAGTTAGACCAAGTTCCATAGttgaattttgattttctcTCTTGTATTGTTCGATGAATCTACTGCTATCTTTGAATGCttcatattttaataagAATTGATCGGCTCTGTAAGTTCtattgaattgatttgaCCATTGaataaatgaattttgaTATTCAAGTTCTCTTTTTCTACAATCTTTACCATATCTACCAAATATACAACCACAGATATCACGGCCAtcatggtgatgatggtgaccATGATTATGAAGTCTTTTAgcattttcttcattattttcattatcattattgctATCATTTGATATATCGCCACCACTACCATCAATATCACTACCTAATGAATCACTATCattttcactattattattattaatattaaaacctTTGCATCTATTTGCTTTATCATCTTGAATATCATCTAATTCTTTGTGAGGTTGATGTTCATGGTcatgattatgattatttttaattattactttAACAGTAATTTCATCACCTTGATCTTTTACTTTTGTATTTACTTTGATATCgtaatcatcattatcatgtTTACATAATGAAAATGTAAACAATgaactaaataataaaaatattattaaaacaaataatatactaactttcattttttataacaGCAATTGTTggcaatttaaaaatatttaaaatgaaaacatttaaatataaatattttacatACTTTTATAGTCGTTAGgttttcacaaaaaaaaaaaaaaaaaaaagattttcacTGTTTGGtgtgatcaaaaaaaacGTAAACTGCAATGCAAAGATCaaaatttctaataataaaaaatcgcAACcggttatttttatttttctatataatattttatgtaataattgattggctaatattataaaaagaaaaaaaaataattaatttcttttattttatttaaaaaatttctttttcttttagtatttatttagaaaaaaataataaaaaaaaaataaaaaaaaacaaagatgtttgataatttttaaaaatttattacaaaattaaaattgattaaattaaattaactaGTGTTGTATTGATCTGTTCTtagtttaaatttaataaaaattttgatttgattttaagCTACGACTGGGTATGAGGTGCAGTGGCTAATTAAAgagatattattttaaaaataaatgttagTTTTGTGAGTaataaattagtaaaaaaaaaaaaaaaactgcaACACAAAGGTCAaaaattttctaataataaaaaaaaaatcacattcatttttttttttttattttcataaacGATATTTTATGTTATAAATGATTATCTAATTTTATactaaaagaaaaaaaaaaaaaaaaaaaaaaaaaaaagatgtttgatgataattgttaaaaatttattataaaattaaaattgattaaattaatttaactaATGTTGTATCGATCTTGTtactttaatttaaaatttaataaaaaattgatttgattttaagCTACGACTGGGTATGATGATGCAGTGGCTAATTATAAGAGGTATTGTTTAGAAATAAATGTTAGTTTTGTGAGTAATAATTTAgtaagaaaaaattaaattaatacttACCAATTCCACATCTATCGCCAATATTTCTTCTCATTCTAAAGTATCCGTTTTCACCTGTGATATTTATCAtaattttggaaaataaaaaaaaattaaaaacaatatataaaattagtaTGGTagtaaaaatgttttttaaaatttttttatctttttttttttcttaccCCATTTGGCGCCCCATGAATTCTAAAAggatgaaaaataaataaaaaaaagtgttagTAAAAgattaatgataaaatttaaataataggaCAGAGAATGATATACTTTACTTTTATAATCCAATAGTCAACcccattttcattatcatatccaactacaacaacagcatGAGTGGTTCTATATTTATTACAATTGTCACTGTAGTAAATACCTCTTGAATAATACATAAATTCTCTTGTCGATGCATCATAAGCAACTGAAACAGGACCCACTGAAGCAACTGTATCTGCTAAGTCCTCTTCATCATGTTGTTTAATCATaacaaattttgaaattcttgATTGTGCATCTCCACTATTATAACGACATTGTCCAAATTTGCCTTCATAAGGATAAGTACTTTCCTGATTAATTCCACCATTTTCTTGTATATAGCTATAACAATTATGcatccttttttttaaaaaaataaattgttgtTAATATCCATTACtacattaattttaaatacaatagtagtagtttaattaaagtttattaaaattaaaaataacatacCATCCTCCACTACATCCACCATTTCTATATTTATTACTAGCGGTGCAATCAACTAAATTTTGTTCAGAAAGGTCTAACATTCTATTATTCTTTCTATAATAATGGGATTCTAATGCACCAACTGTACTAAATGCATAACAACTTcctataataattatttttaaataaaattagaacTTTATGGTAATggaatataattaattatatatttaaacttACCGCAACTGCCTTGATTTTTAACTTTGCTCACCATACCCCAGGTTCTCCAATCAATTGAGATTGGTCTCGAccattttaataatcttgATTTTGATGGTTCATCAGTGGtaatatttgatgatgatgatgacgatgattcTTGACAAACTTTGTTAACTGATAATAATGGATTAATTGAATATGCTTTTTGAATATATCCAAATGTGTGTGATGATCCGACTTCGATACTGTTTTTCCAATTTGGTAGTGTGAatgtattatttgataatgtttGAATTTCCCAAATACTTTgaatatcatttaattcGAATGTATATGATTGAATCATTGATTGGCCaatatttgtaattattGTTTCTACTTGAATATAATCTTGGTTATTTTCTCTCCATGAACTTGTAATAGTTTGTGTTACATTTGCATTGCACGATGAAGTTGGTGtggttggtgttggtgttggtaatTCATCACATGTTGATGTTTCGTCAGTGAGTGGTGTTGTTTGATTTGATTGTTGAATATATCCAAAACTATGAGACGATCCTGATGAAATACTGCCAACCCAATTTGGAAGTTGATAGCTATTACTTGATAATGTTTCAACTTCCCAAATGCtaatgatattatttaatttgaatGAAAATGAACGAATTGTTGTTGGTCCAATGTTGGTAATTACTACTTGTACTTGAATAAAGTCTTGATTACCATCATTCCATGAGTTTACAATAGTTTGAGTAATATTAACTGAGCATGAACTGTTTGATGGTGtagtttcatttaaattaaattcatataATTTGCTTGTAtatacatttaaaaattcgtCATGAGTCATATCAGAGAATTGAGTTAGACCAAGTTCCATGGttgaattttgattttctcTCTTGTATTGTTCGATGAATCTACTGCTATCTTTGAATGCttcatattttaataagAATTGATCGGCTCTGTAAGTTCtattgaattgatttgaCCATTGAATAAATGAATTTTGGTATTCAAGTTCTCTTTTTCTACAATCTTTACCATATCTACCAAATATACAACCACAGATATCACGGCCAtcatggtgatgatggtgaacATGATTATGAAGTCTTTTAgcattttcttcattattttcattatcaccattGCTATCATTTGATATATCGCCACCACTACCAATCTCACTATCTAATGAATCACTACCATccacattattattattaatattaaaacctTTGCATCTATTTGCTTTATCATCTTGAATATCATCTAATTCTTTATGAGGTTGATGTTCATGGTCATGAtcatgattatttttaattattactttAACAGTAATTTCATCACCTTGATCTTTTACTTTTGTATTTACTTTGATATCATAATCGTCATTATCATCATGTTTACATAATGAAAATGTAAACAATgaactaaataataaaaatattattaaaacaaataatataccaactttcattttttttttttttttttttctaactattgataattattataaaagaaaaaaaaaaaaaactgtgcCTTATAAAATacagttaaaaaaaaaaaaaaaattatctaaaattatttaactCGTGCAAATGGTTTGTGATAtcttaaaagataaaaaattttctatGTCACCCCCACCAATTCTCTTCATTTTACAAGTCATTTGCATgagttaaattattttaattttttttttttttccagtaTCAAAGGGTAAAAATATGATTGgttgtttaaatttaaattttattgcAAACatttgcaaaaaaaaaataaacctgGAAATCTttgcaaaaaaaaatcagttgatttttttttaaccaaaaaaacatcattttacaacactttttttttttttcctaaaaaTAACGCACatcaaaaaatatcaaaCAGACACTAATCcctaaatgaaattaattaattgaaatttaatttaattttcatttttttttttttttttttatttaaaaatttaatttctgaaTATCCCAAAAATAGATTatatacaaaataaaaaaaaatgaatttttttttttttttttttaatcaa
This region of Dictyostelium discoideum AX4 chromosome 3 chromosome, whole genome shotgun sequence genomic DNA includes:
- a CDS encoding hypothetical protein (Q95029 Cathepsin L precursor (EC 3.4.22.15) (Cysteine proteinase 1)); this encodes MKVSILFVLIIFLLFSSLFTFSLCKHDNDDYDIKVNTKVKDQGDEITVKVIIKNNHNHDHEHQPHKELDDIQDDKANRCKGFNINNNNSENDSDSLGSDIDGSGGDISNDSNNDNENNEENAKRLHNHGHHHHHDGRDICGCIFGRYGKDCRKRELEYQNSFIQWSNQFNRTYRADQFLLKYEAFKDSSRFIEQYKRENQNSTMELGLTQFSDMTHDEFLNIYTSKLYEFNLNETTPSNSPCSVNITQTIINSWNDGNQDFTQVQVIITNNGPTTIRSFSFKLNNIISIWEVETLSSNSYQLPNWVGNISSGSSHSFGYIQQSNQTTPLTDETSTCDELPTPTPTTPTSSCNANVTQTITSSWRENNQDYIQVETIITNIGQSIIQSYTFELNDIQSIWEIQTLSNNTFTLPNWKNSIEVGSSHTFGYIQKAYSINPLLSVNKVCQESSSSSSSNITTDEPSKSRLLKWSRPISIDWRTWGMVSKVKNQGSCGSCYAFSTVGALEAHYYRKNNRMLNLSEQNLVDCTRNYGNGECSGGWMHNCFRYIKENGGINLQSTYPYEGRVGLCRYNSGDAQSRISNYVMIKQHDEEDLANAVASVGPVSVAYDASTREFMYYSSGIYNSDSCDKYRTTHAVVVVGYGIENGVDFWIIKVKYIILCPI